A DNA window from Allokutzneria albata contains the following coding sequences:
- a CDS encoding type I polyketide synthase has protein sequence MARESAQPPVAIVGLGAIMPGSFDVAGFWRTVVEGRDLITDVPGTHWLVEDHYDADPSAPGKTYARRGAFLPDVDFDPVAFGIPPNVLPATDSAQLLSLMVAEQVLADLGNGLGETDRDRVGVILGVSAMKLMSEMTGWLNRPVWLKALRENGVDEPTAQAVCDGIAAHGVEWQEATFPGMLGNVVAGRIANRFDLHGANYTTDAACGSSLAAVSAAIAELALGRADLVLTGGVDTTNDIGTFVSFSKTPALSPSGDCRPFAADADGTMLGEGLAMLALKRLDDAERDGDRIYAVIRGIGAASDGRSTAIYAPLPEGQARALRRAYEVAGYDPSTVELVEAHGTGTIAGDRAEFTSLRAVFDESGRADRQWCALGSVKSQVGHTKCAAGAAGLVKAALALHHKVLPPTIKVERPNPELELERTPFYLNTRARPWVGNSVHPRRAALSSFGFGGSNFHLTLEEYTGPATAWRHRSQPSELVLFSASSSDELLKSLRANRSGSLADIARRSQRRFRATDAVRLAVVATEVSDLDRAADLVEKSPDKEFSTPNGVHYGLSTVEGRTAFLFPGQGSQYVGMSADITMHLPGAQRAWDRVGDFDKQPLHQVVFPRPAFTDAERAEQTALITATEWAQPALAAHSLALLEVFGSLGLRPDCVAGHSFGELVALCAAGAVDERSLLRMARRRGELMRDAAEVPGVMIAVTAARDDVENVLSGIGIADAWVANHNAPDQVVVSVGASSADVVEQKMAAEGFTVKRLNTATAFHSPLVADAAAPFLDFLGGIPVFEPGVEVYGNADAAVYPSAPEEIRSRVAGHLAAPVRFVEQIEAMYAAGVRRFVEVGAGSTLTGLVGRVLGDREHLAVGTDRKGRNGITSLNEALARLAVSGTELDYEALWERNAPLAEPEKESKAKMTVRINGANQGRQYPPAGGASAFPAPNPVAAEPVVVQGSAEPGWLRAVEESQRQTAEAHNTFQQLLAESHLAFLRSSEATLAALLGTPGELPAVPAAALASVPASAPAPVAPAMPAAPAMPPAPVMPAAPAMPAAPVMPSITAMPAPPVVVEPAGDVGAVLLNVVADRTGYPVEMLDLDMELEADLGIDSIKRVEVFSALRKEVPGLAEVDSARLGAMRTLREISTGLGGGTATPGEGAGTDVGAVLLNVVADRTGYPVEMLDLDMELEADLGIDSIKRVEVFSALRKEVPGLAEVDSARLGALRTLRQISDEFGGTTVEAVTGTAGKTVVRRVTRAVATPAPGLAMAGLGDFPLFVTDDGGGVAERIAAKLTERGIAAEVVTEVPAGANGVVHLGGLAEISSIDEALAIHRDAYRTAWRTAATFTTDGGVFVTVQDTGGDFGLDGRSPGRAWLGGISALSRVVAKEWDHASVRAIDCERGGRTPDEVAEAIVGELLTGGSTLDAGLRADGTRLTLRTVTEELDGTPGTAVGPESVIVVGGGARGVTAPGLLALARSHRPKLAILGRSPLADEPDYLAGITDETALVQAVAQQERAAPGVVRARVRSVLANREVHANLDALREAGSEVSYHAVDIRDGAEVAAVLDVVRAQWGPITGLVHAAGVIEDHPLVEKTDEQFERVTGTKLTGLRALLDATAEDPLTMLCLFSSVAGTFGSDRQSDYAMANETLNHVAVAESVRRPDCLVRSIAWGPWEGGMVDSSLKEFFRRREIALIPLDEGGAAFADEVTGAGNDVRVIVTAGEGVAVMTGRNQDPPAVEVRDHAGTGVSVETAAEWMIRAARSWFPDLGIVLGDVRELSPLAGSGGRIPVRGKRIDATAVDIEVGDEPSFRARLQFQ, from the coding sequence GTGGCACGCGAGAGCGCGCAACCGCCGGTGGCGATCGTCGGCCTCGGCGCGATCATGCCAGGATCGTTCGACGTAGCGGGGTTCTGGCGCACTGTCGTCGAAGGCCGTGACCTGATCACCGACGTGCCCGGCACGCACTGGCTCGTGGAGGACCACTACGACGCCGACCCGTCCGCGCCGGGCAAGACCTACGCGCGGCGCGGGGCGTTCCTCCCCGACGTGGACTTCGACCCGGTCGCCTTCGGCATCCCGCCGAACGTGCTGCCCGCGACGGACTCGGCCCAGCTGCTGTCGCTCATGGTCGCCGAGCAGGTGCTCGCCGATCTCGGCAACGGCCTCGGGGAGACCGACCGCGACCGGGTGGGCGTGATCCTGGGCGTGTCGGCGATGAAGCTGATGTCGGAGATGACCGGCTGGCTCAACCGCCCTGTGTGGCTGAAAGCGTTGCGGGAGAACGGGGTCGACGAGCCGACCGCGCAGGCGGTGTGCGACGGCATCGCCGCGCACGGTGTGGAGTGGCAGGAGGCGACCTTCCCCGGCATGCTCGGCAACGTCGTCGCCGGGCGGATCGCCAACCGCTTCGACCTGCACGGCGCTAACTACACCACCGACGCCGCCTGCGGCAGTTCGCTCGCGGCGGTGTCGGCGGCCATCGCGGAGCTGGCGCTCGGCCGCGCCGACCTGGTGCTGACCGGGGGCGTGGACACGACCAACGACATCGGCACCTTCGTCTCCTTCAGCAAGACCCCGGCGTTGTCGCCGAGCGGTGACTGCCGCCCGTTCGCCGCGGACGCCGACGGCACCATGCTCGGCGAGGGCCTGGCGATGCTCGCGCTCAAGCGGCTCGACGACGCCGAGCGCGACGGTGACCGGATCTACGCGGTGATCCGCGGCATCGGCGCGGCGTCGGACGGCCGGAGCACGGCGATCTACGCGCCGCTGCCCGAGGGCCAGGCGAGGGCGCTGCGTCGCGCGTACGAGGTGGCCGGCTACGACCCGAGCACCGTCGAACTCGTGGAGGCGCACGGCACCGGCACCATCGCGGGTGACCGCGCCGAGTTCACGTCGTTGCGCGCGGTTTTCGACGAGTCCGGGCGCGCCGACCGGCAGTGGTGCGCGCTCGGCTCGGTGAAGTCCCAGGTCGGCCACACGAAGTGCGCCGCGGGTGCGGCCGGGTTGGTGAAGGCCGCGCTCGCCCTGCACCACAAGGTGCTGCCGCCGACGATCAAGGTGGAGCGCCCCAACCCGGAGCTGGAGCTGGAGCGGACTCCCTTCTACCTCAACACCCGGGCGCGGCCGTGGGTGGGCAACTCGGTGCACCCGCGCCGTGCCGCGCTGTCGAGCTTCGGGTTCGGCGGCAGCAACTTCCACTTGACCCTGGAGGAGTACACCGGACCGGCCACGGCATGGCGGCATCGCTCGCAGCCGAGCGAACTCGTCCTGTTCAGTGCCTCCTCGTCAGATGAGCTGCTGAAGAGCTTGCGCGCCAACCGAAGCGGCTCGCTCGCCGACATCGCCCGGCGGAGCCAGCGACGCTTCCGCGCGACCGACGCGGTCCGGCTGGCGGTCGTGGCCACGGAGGTCTCCGATCTCGACCGAGCGGCCGACCTGGTCGAGAAGTCACCGGACAAGGAGTTCTCCACGCCGAATGGAGTCCATTATGGACTCTCTACTGTGGAGGGACGTACGGCGTTCCTGTTCCCCGGGCAGGGTTCGCAGTACGTCGGGATGAGCGCCGACATCACGATGCACCTGCCGGGCGCTCAGCGCGCGTGGGACCGCGTCGGTGACTTCGACAAGCAGCCGCTGCACCAGGTGGTGTTCCCGCGCCCCGCGTTCACCGATGCCGAACGTGCTGAGCAGACCGCGCTGATCACAGCGACGGAGTGGGCTCAGCCTGCGCTCGCCGCGCACAGCCTCGCGCTGCTTGAGGTGTTCGGATCGCTCGGGTTGCGGCCGGATTGCGTTGCCGGACACAGCTTCGGTGAGCTTGTCGCGTTGTGCGCAGCCGGTGCGGTCGACGAGCGTTCACTCCTGCGGATGGCGCGTCGGCGCGGTGAGCTGATGCGGGACGCGGCCGAGGTGCCGGGTGTCATGATCGCGGTGACCGCCGCGCGTGACGACGTGGAGAACGTGTTGTCGGGCATCGGGATCGCCGACGCGTGGGTGGCCAACCACAACGCACCGGACCAGGTCGTGGTCTCGGTCGGAGCGTCCTCCGCCGACGTCGTCGAGCAGAAGATGGCCGCCGAGGGCTTCACGGTGAAGCGGCTCAACACCGCGACCGCGTTCCACAGTCCTTTGGTGGCCGATGCGGCGGCCCCGTTCCTGGATTTCCTCGGCGGCATCCCGGTTTTCGAGCCTGGCGTCGAGGTGTACGGCAACGCCGACGCCGCGGTGTACCCGAGCGCACCGGAGGAGATCCGGTCGCGCGTCGCCGGGCACCTCGCGGCTCCGGTGCGCTTCGTCGAGCAGATCGAGGCGATGTACGCGGCGGGCGTCCGGCGTTTCGTCGAGGTGGGCGCGGGATCGACGCTGACCGGGCTGGTCGGCCGGGTGCTCGGTGACCGGGAGCACCTGGCCGTGGGAACGGACCGCAAGGGCCGCAACGGGATCACCAGCCTCAACGAGGCGCTGGCCCGGCTCGCGGTGAGTGGGACCGAGTTGGACTACGAGGCGTTGTGGGAGCGGAACGCACCGCTCGCGGAACCGGAGAAGGAGAGCAAGGCCAAGATGACGGTGCGCATCAACGGCGCCAACCAGGGGCGCCAGTACCCGCCCGCCGGTGGGGCTTCGGCCTTCCCCGCGCCGAACCCCGTGGCCGCTGAACCTGTTGTGGTGCAGGGTTCTGCGGAGCCCGGATGGCTCCGCGCGGTGGAGGAGAGCCAGCGGCAGACCGCGGAGGCGCACAACACCTTCCAGCAGTTGCTGGCGGAGAGCCACCTCGCGTTCCTGCGTTCCTCGGAGGCCACGCTCGCCGCGCTCCTGGGCACGCCTGGTGAGCTGCCTGCGGTCCCTGCGGCTGCCCTGGCTTCCGTCCCGGCGTCGGCACCCGCCCCTGTCGCCCCGGCGATGCCCGCCGCCCCGGCTATGCCTCCTGCTCCGGTGATGCCTGCTGCTCCGGCGATGCCTGCCGCTCCGGTGATGCCGAGTATCACCGCCATGCCCGCGCCGCCGGTGGTGGTCGAGCCCGCGGGTGATGTCGGTGCTGTGCTGCTGAACGTGGTGGCGGATCGTACGGGTTATCCGGTGGAGATGCTGGATCTGGACATGGAGCTCGAGGCGGATCTGGGGATTGATTCGATCAAGCGGGTCGAGGTGTTCTCGGCTTTGCGCAAGGAGGTTCCGGGTCTGGCTGAGGTGGACTCGGCTCGGCTCGGCGCGATGCGGACGTTGCGGGAGATCTCCACGGGGCTCGGTGGCGGCACTGCCACTCCCGGTGAGGGGGCGGGGACCGATGTCGGTGCTGTGCTGCTGAACGTGGTGGCGGATCGTACGGGTTATCCGGTGGAGATGCTGGATCTGGACATGGAGCTCGAGGCGGATCTGGGGATTGATTCGATCAAGCGGGTTGAGGTGTTCTCGGCTTTGCGCAAGGAGGTTCCGGGTCTGGCAGAGGTGGACTCCGCCCGCCTCGGCGCCCTGCGCACGCTGCGCCAGATCTCGGACGAGTTCGGTGGCACCACGGTCGAAGCCGTGACCGGGACCGCCGGGAAGACGGTGGTCCGCCGGGTGACCCGGGCCGTCGCGACTCCGGCTCCGGGGCTGGCCATGGCGGGGCTCGGCGACTTCCCGCTCTTCGTCACCGACGACGGCGGCGGGGTGGCCGAGCGCATCGCGGCGAAGCTCACCGAGCGGGGCATCGCCGCCGAGGTCGTCACCGAGGTCCCGGCCGGTGCCAACGGGGTGGTGCACCTCGGCGGGCTCGCCGAGATCAGCTCGATCGACGAGGCCCTGGCCATCCACCGCGACGCCTACCGGACGGCGTGGCGCACGGCGGCCACCTTCACCACCGACGGCGGTGTCTTCGTCACGGTTCAGGACACCGGCGGGGACTTCGGTCTCGACGGCCGCAGCCCTGGCCGGGCGTGGCTGGGCGGCATCTCCGCGCTCTCCCGCGTGGTGGCCAAGGAATGGGACCACGCCAGCGTCCGCGCCATCGACTGCGAGCGCGGTGGCCGCACCCCGGACGAGGTCGCCGAGGCGATCGTCGGCGAACTGCTCACCGGAGGGTCCACTTTGGACGCCGGGTTGCGGGCGGACGGGACCAGGCTGACCCTGCGCACCGTCACCGAGGAGCTGGACGGCACTCCGGGCACCGCAGTCGGGCCGGAGTCGGTGATCGTGGTCGGTGGCGGGGCACGCGGCGTGACGGCTCCCGGGTTGCTGGCGCTGGCGCGGTCGCACCGGCCGAAGCTGGCGATCCTCGGCCGCAGCCCGCTCGCGGACGAGCCGGATTACCTCGCCGGGATCACCGATGAGACGGCGCTGGTGCAGGCGGTCGCACAGCAGGAGCGCGCGGCGCCGGGCGTGGTGCGCGCCCGGGTCCGGAGCGTGCTGGCCAACCGCGAGGTGCACGCGAACCTGGATGCCTTGCGCGAAGCCGGATCCGAGGTCAGCTACCACGCAGTGGACATCCGTGACGGCGCGGAGGTGGCCGCCGTGCTGGACGTCGTTCGCGCGCAGTGGGGGCCGATCACCGGGCTCGTGCACGCGGCGGGCGTCATCGAGGACCACCCGCTGGTGGAGAAGACCGACGAGCAGTTCGAACGCGTCACCGGCACGAAGCTCACCGGGTTGCGCGCGTTGCTGGACGCGACCGCCGAGGACCCGCTGACCATGCTCTGCCTGTTCTCCTCGGTCGCGGGCACCTTCGGCAGCGACCGGCAGAGCGACTACGCCATGGCCAACGAGACGTTGAACCACGTCGCCGTCGCGGAGAGCGTGCGCAGGCCGGACTGCCTGGTGCGGTCCATCGCGTGGGGGCCGTGGGAGGGCGGCATGGTCGACTCCTCGCTGAAGGAGTTCTTCCGCCGCAGGGAGATCGCGCTGATCCCGCTCGACGAGGGCGGTGCCGCCTTCGCTGACGAGGTGACCGGGGCGGGCAACGACGTGCGCGTGATCGTCACCGCCGGCGAGGGCGTCGCTGTGATGACCGGCCGCAACCAGGACCCGCCCGCGGTCGAGGTGCGCGACCACGCCGGGACCGGCGTGTCCGTCGAGACCGCGGCGGAGTGGATGATCCGGGCAGCTCGTTCGTGGTTCCCCGACCTCGGGATCGTCCTCGGGGACGTGCGGGAGCTGAGCCCCCTGGCCGGTTCGGGCGGCCGGATTCCTGTGCGCGGCAAGCGGATCGACGCGACGGCGGTGGACATCGAGGTCGGCGACGAGCCGAGCTTCCGCGCCCGCCTCCAGTTCCAGTGA
- a CDS encoding PfaD family polyunsaturated fatty acid/polyketide biosynthesis protein, with product MRTLPKPAFHPARIAGLVERVREPAHVLATENPGDGYGLAIGGHAPHHQVVGILPPLYPEWLGDRTFAETHGTRFPYVAGEMAGGIATVEMVAAMARGGMLGFFGAGGLGLPRVREAVAELRKSLPGLPNWGVNLIHSPNEPAIENEVADLLVRNAVPCVCASAFTDLTPAVVRCSAAGLTRDAQGRIIRRTRMFAKISRPETAERFLSPAPPELLRGLVDRGLLTAGEAELAALVPVAEDITVEADSGGHTDNRPLVSLLPVILSLRDELVARFGYQRPVRVGAAGGIGTPTAVAAAFAAGAAYVVTGSINQVAVESGLSEAAKALLAAADLADVTMAPAADMFEQGVKVQVLRRGTMFAARATQLYEAYRDHGSLDELPERVRARIERDILRMPVEQAWAETERFWQERDPVELSRARVDPKHRMALVFRSYLGRSSRWAVDGDPERRTDFQIWCGPAIGAFNRWTAGTFLAEQANRTVVQIALNLLEGAAVITRAHQLRVYGLPVPPEAFAFAPRRLV from the coding sequence ATGAGAACGCTGCCCAAGCCCGCCTTCCACCCCGCGCGGATCGCCGGGCTCGTCGAGCGCGTCCGGGAGCCCGCGCACGTTCTCGCCACCGAGAACCCGGGCGACGGCTATGGCCTGGCCATCGGCGGGCACGCGCCGCACCACCAGGTGGTGGGCATCCTCCCGCCGCTGTACCCGGAATGGCTCGGCGACCGGACGTTCGCCGAGACCCACGGCACGCGATTCCCTTACGTGGCGGGCGAAATGGCCGGTGGCATCGCCACCGTCGAGATGGTCGCGGCCATGGCGCGCGGCGGCATGCTCGGCTTCTTCGGCGCGGGCGGACTGGGCCTGCCGCGGGTGCGCGAGGCGGTCGCCGAGTTGAGGAAGTCCTTGCCGGGCCTGCCCAACTGGGGCGTCAACCTGATCCACTCGCCGAACGAGCCCGCGATCGAGAACGAGGTCGCCGACCTGCTGGTCCGCAACGCCGTGCCGTGCGTGTGCGCCTCGGCGTTCACCGACCTCACGCCCGCCGTGGTGCGCTGTTCGGCAGCCGGGCTGACCCGGGACGCACAGGGCCGGATCATCCGGCGCACCAGGATGTTCGCGAAGATCTCCCGCCCGGAGACGGCCGAGCGCTTCCTGTCCCCGGCCCCGCCGGAGCTGCTGCGCGGGCTGGTCGACCGTGGCCTGTTGACCGCGGGGGAGGCCGAACTCGCCGCGCTCGTGCCGGTCGCCGAGGACATCACAGTGGAGGCGGACAGCGGCGGGCACACCGACAACCGGCCGCTCGTGTCGCTGCTGCCGGTGATCCTTTCGTTGCGGGACGAGCTCGTTGCCCGGTTCGGCTACCAGCGGCCGGTGCGCGTCGGTGCGGCCGGCGGGATCGGCACGCCCACGGCCGTGGCAGCCGCCTTCGCCGCCGGTGCCGCGTACGTGGTGACCGGCTCGATCAACCAGGTCGCGGTCGAGTCGGGGCTGTCGGAGGCCGCGAAGGCGTTGCTCGCCGCGGCGGACCTGGCGGACGTGACGATGGCACCAGCGGCCGACATGTTCGAGCAGGGCGTGAAGGTCCAGGTGTTGCGGCGCGGCACCATGTTCGCCGCGCGGGCCACGCAGCTCTACGAGGCGTACCGGGACCACGGCTCGCTGGACGAGCTGCCCGAGCGCGTGCGCGCCCGCATCGAGCGGGACATCCTGCGGATGCCGGTCGAGCAGGCGTGGGCGGAGACCGAGCGGTTCTGGCAGGAGCGAGACCCGGTCGAGCTGTCCCGCGCCCGCGTCGACCCGAAGCACCGGATGGCCCTGGTGTTCCGGTCCTACCTCGGGCGCAGCAGCCGGTGGGCGGTCGACGGCGATCCCGAGCGGCGGACCGACTTCCAGATCTGGTGCGGACCCGCGATCGGCGCGTTCAACCGGTGGACCGCCGGGACCTTCCTCGCCGAGCAGGCCAACCGCACCGTCGTGCAGATCGCGCTGAACCTGCTGGAGGGGGCCGCGGTGATCACCCGGGCCCACCAGCTCCGCGTCTACGGCCTGCCGGTGCCGCCGGAGGCGTTCGCCTTCGCGCCGCGCCGACTGGTCTGA
- a CDS encoding 3-hydroxyacyl-CoA dehydrogenase family protein produces MPPASPVAVVGAGTLGRRLALMFADGGAEVRITDPVPAQVADALEFVSAHAPGAPGEVVAAPSVKAAVDGAWLVVEAVPERLELKCEVFAELDRLTDHGVILASNSSSFPTSRMIGGLVFPERVLNTHFYLPPLVNAVEVMSSGRTSRAVLDTVLGVLPEFGFTPVEVRAESTGFIYNRIWAAVKREALAVVAEGVSTPAEVDRLYQLVVGVSTGPFRVMDQVGLDVALDIENGYAAERPGLPEGPRSLLREYVEQGFLGVKSGRGFYDDYREDS; encoded by the coding sequence GTGCCCCCCGCGTCCCCTGTCGCGGTGGTCGGAGCGGGAACGCTCGGCCGCCGCCTCGCCCTCATGTTCGCCGACGGCGGCGCCGAGGTCCGGATCACCGATCCGGTGCCCGCGCAGGTCGCCGATGCACTGGAGTTCGTTTCCGCGCACGCGCCCGGTGCGCCGGGTGAGGTCGTCGCCGCACCGTCGGTGAAGGCCGCGGTGGACGGTGCCTGGCTCGTCGTCGAAGCCGTTCCCGAGCGGCTGGAACTCAAGTGCGAGGTGTTCGCCGAACTCGACCGGCTCACCGATCACGGCGTCATCCTCGCCAGCAATTCCTCCTCGTTCCCCACGAGCCGGATGATCGGCGGGCTGGTCTTTCCCGAGCGCGTGCTCAACACCCATTTCTACCTGCCGCCGTTGGTCAACGCGGTCGAGGTGATGTCCTCGGGGCGCACTTCTCGCGCGGTTCTGGACACCGTGCTCGGAGTCCTTCCGGAATTCGGCTTCACCCCGGTCGAGGTGCGCGCCGAGAGCACCGGCTTCATCTACAACCGGATCTGGGCCGCGGTGAAGCGCGAGGCCCTGGCGGTCGTCGCCGAGGGGGTCTCCACCCCGGCCGAGGTGGACCGGCTCTACCAGCTGGTCGTCGGGGTCTCGACCGGGCCGTTCCGGGTGATGGACCAGGTCGGGCTGGACGTCGCGCTGGACATCGAGAACGGGTACGCCGCCGAACGCCCGGGCCTGCCGGAAGGGCCCCGTTCCCTGCTGCGCGAGTACGTCGAGCAGGGGTTCCTCGGCGTGAAGAGCGGCCGCGGTTTCTACGACGACTACCGGGAAGACTCATGA
- a CDS encoding NBR1-Ig-like domain-containing protein: protein MRPDPASGPVAEFADELWRLKLRAGDPSYDSMRTVYGAAASKSSLAAAARGQHFPSRETMWEFVRALAVNALGQDAETVRAEWCAKWESARARIEGSAFVAPAPLPVPAPVRPVRSYGSGIVLLTILLLLGVFLTSAEQVPLVATGVPEHLHRLVPGDNVGMRRMVNYPNGALVRPGTDIVKIWELVNVGTATWTDRYLVRIDPVQPGGCSSPERVPIAMTRPGQSVLVAAPFHVPDRLGQCVVRWKMATADGTLFFPESLYVQLHVIIA from the coding sequence GTGCGGCCGGACCCCGCCTCCGGTCCCGTCGCCGAATTCGCCGACGAGTTGTGGCGGTTGAAGCTCCGCGCGGGTGATCCCTCCTACGACTCCATGCGCACCGTCTACGGCGCGGCCGCGTCGAAGTCCTCGCTGGCCGCGGCCGCGCGCGGCCAGCACTTCCCCAGCCGGGAGACGATGTGGGAGTTCGTGCGCGCGCTCGCGGTCAACGCGCTCGGCCAGGACGCCGAAACGGTTCGCGCGGAATGGTGTGCGAAATGGGAGAGCGCCCGAGCGAGGATTGAGGGAAGCGCTTTTGTCGCACCCGCTCCGCTTCCCGTTCCGGCGCCCGTCAGGCCGGTTCGGTCATATGGCAGCGGTATCGTTCTGTTGACGATTTTACTGTTGCTCGGTGTTTTTCTGACGAGTGCGGAGCAGGTTCCCCTCGTGGCCACCGGAGTGCCGGAGCACCTGCATCGACTCGTTCCCGGTGACAACGTAGGCATGCGTCGGATGGTGAACTACCCGAATGGTGCTCTGGTGCGACCCGGAACGGATATCGTCAAGATCTGGGAACTGGTGAACGTCGGCACGGCCACCTGGACCGACCGCTATCTGGTGCGGATCGACCCGGTGCAGCCGGGCGGGTGCTCCTCGCCGGAACGCGTGCCGATCGCCATGACCAGGCCCGGCCAGTCCGTGCTCGTGGCCGCGCCGTTCCACGTCCCCGACCGGCTGGGCCAGTGCGTCGTGCGGTGGAAGATGGCCACGGCGGACGGCACCCTGTTCTTCCCCGAGAGCCTCTACGTCCAGCTGCACGTGATCATCGCCTGA
- the recQ gene encoding DNA helicase RecQ: MASPETRPEVDVLNRVFGYDSFRGDQQAIVEHVVSGGDALVLMPTGGGKSLCYQVPALVRKGVGVVISPLIALMQDQVDALTALGVKAGFLNSTQDARQRREVESAFLSGELDLLYLAPERLRVESTVRLLERGTLSLFAIDEAHCVSQWGHDFRPDYLALSELHERWPEVPRIALTATATKATHAEIATRLNLTEAKHFVSSFDRPNIQYRIVLKDRGEQQLLNFIRTEHPGDAGIVYRLSRAKVEKTAEFLNQNGIPAVPYHAGLDAATRAKHQARFLREDGLVVVATIAFGMGIDKPDVRFVAHLDLPKSIEGYYQETGRAGRDGLPSTAWMAYGLADVVQQRQMIETSEGDRAHRRKLAIHLDAMLALCETVQCRRVQLLNYFGQTGTACDNCDTCLNPPESWDGTIAAQKVLSAVFRLDRERGQKFGAAQIVDILLGKRTAKVEQYRHDQLSVFGIGTELDGTEWHGVIRQLLAHGLLGVEGEYSTYVLTEASAEVLGRKREVMLRREPKRAPRPAKAARSKAAAVELPAEAAPVFEQLRAWRAAAAKEQGVPAYVIFHDATLRQIATEAPKTLAELGTVNGVGENKLARYGQQILDTLGA, from the coding sequence ATGGCTTCCCCCGAGACCCGCCCGGAAGTGGACGTGCTCAACCGCGTCTTCGGCTACGACTCCTTCCGCGGGGACCAGCAGGCCATCGTCGAGCACGTGGTCTCCGGCGGCGACGCGCTCGTGCTGATGCCGACCGGCGGCGGGAAATCCCTGTGCTACCAGGTGCCCGCGCTGGTCAGGAAGGGCGTCGGCGTCGTCATCTCGCCGCTGATCGCGCTGATGCAGGACCAGGTCGACGCGCTCACCGCGCTCGGGGTGAAGGCCGGTTTCCTCAACTCCACCCAGGACGCCCGGCAGCGCCGCGAGGTGGAGTCGGCGTTCCTCTCCGGTGAGCTGGACCTGCTCTACCTCGCCCCGGAGCGGTTGCGGGTGGAGTCGACGGTGCGGTTGCTGGAGCGCGGCACCCTCTCGCTGTTCGCCATCGACGAGGCGCACTGCGTCTCCCAGTGGGGCCACGACTTCCGGCCGGACTACCTGGCGCTGTCGGAGCTGCACGAGCGCTGGCCGGAGGTGCCGCGCATCGCGCTCACCGCCACGGCGACCAAGGCGACGCACGCCGAGATCGCGACGCGGCTCAACCTGACCGAGGCCAAGCACTTCGTCTCCAGCTTCGACCGGCCGAACATCCAGTACCGGATCGTGCTCAAGGACCGGGGCGAGCAGCAGCTGCTGAACTTCATCCGCACCGAGCACCCGGGCGACGCCGGCATCGTCTACCGGCTGTCCAGGGCGAAGGTGGAGAAGACGGCGGAGTTCCTGAACCAGAACGGGATTCCGGCCGTGCCGTACCACGCGGGGCTGGACGCGGCCACGCGCGCGAAGCACCAGGCGCGGTTCCTCCGCGAGGACGGGCTGGTCGTGGTCGCCACGATCGCCTTCGGCATGGGCATCGACAAGCCCGACGTGCGCTTCGTGGCCCACCTCGACCTGCCGAAGTCCATCGAGGGCTACTACCAGGAGACCGGCCGCGCGGGGCGGGACGGACTGCCGTCGACCGCGTGGATGGCCTACGGGCTGGCCGACGTGGTGCAGCAGCGGCAGATGATCGAGACCTCGGAGGGCGACCGCGCGCACCGCAGGAAGCTGGCGATCCACCTCGACGCCATGCTCGCGCTGTGCGAGACGGTGCAGTGCCGCCGCGTGCAGCTGCTCAACTACTTCGGCCAGACCGGCACGGCGTGCGACAACTGCGACACCTGCCTGAACCCGCCGGAGTCGTGGGACGGCACGATCGCGGCGCAGAAGGTGCTCTCCGCGGTGTTCCGGCTGGACCGCGAGCGCGGGCAGAAGTTCGGCGCGGCGCAGATCGTGGACATCCTGCTCGGCAAGCGCACGGCCAAGGTCGAGCAGTACCGGCACGACCAGCTCTCGGTGTTCGGCATCGGCACCGAGCTGGACGGCACGGAGTGGCACGGCGTGATCCGGCAGCTGCTCGCGCACGGTCTGCTCGGCGTCGAGGGCGAGTACAGCACCTACGTGCTCACCGAGGCCAGCGCGGAGGTGCTGGGCCGCAAGCGGGAGGTCATGCTGCGGCGCGAGCCGAAGCGCGCGCCGCGACCGGCGAAGGCCGCGCGGAGCAAGGCCGCCGCCGTCGAGCTGCCTGCCGAGGCGGCGCCGGTGTTCGAGCAGCTGCGCGCGTGGCGGGCCGCGGCCGCGAAGGAGCAGGGCGTGCCCGCGTACGTGATCTTCCACGACGCGACGCTGCGGCAGATCGCCACCGAGGCGCCGAAGACGCTGGCCGAGCTGGGCACGGTGAACGGGGTCGGCGAGAACAAGCTGGCCCGTTACGGCCAGCAGATCCTCGACACGCTGGGGGCGTGA